The stretch of DNA TGGAATCGTTGCGTGACGTCGGGCGTCTGCTCTCCGCGCTGAAAGAACCTGAACCGCCCAAAGGGCTGAAAGATGCGGGCAAGCTGTTTTCGTTGGCTAAAGCGGTCTGGGACATGGCTCCGAAAACAGTTAGCGCACCGCCATGCCAGGAGATCGTGTGGGAAGGCCATGACGTCGATCTGACCCGGCTTCCGATCCAGACCTGCTGGCCTGGCGATGTCGCGCCACTCATCACCTGGGGGCTGACCGTCACACGTGGCCCGAACAAGACACGCCAAAATCTGGGGATCTATCGTCAGCAGCTCATAGGCCGCAACAAGCTGATCATGCGCTGGCTGGCGCACCGGGGCGGCGCGCTCGACTTCCGCGAATTCGCGCAGCAAAACCCCGGCAAGCCCTATCCGGTCGCGGTGGTGCTAGGCGCCGATCCCGCCACGATCCTTGGGGCCGTCACCCCAGTGCCAGACACGCTCTCCGAATATCAGTTCGCCGGCTTGCTACGCGGCGGCCGCACCGAACTGGCACGCTGCCTGACACCCGGTGCCGATACGCTGCAAGTGCCGGCACGCGCCGAGATCGTGCTCGAAGGTTTTATCTATCCTCAAAGCGGCACCCCCGAGGCAGCGCCGGCGAACGCGCCGCCTCGCCCCGTGAAAGGCGCAAGCGCCGCCTATGAGCACGCGCTTGAAGGTCCCTACGGTGATCACACCGGCTACTACAACGAGCAGGAATGGTTTCCCGTCTTCACGGTCGAGCGCATCACGATGCGGCGCGATGCCATCTATCACTCCACCTATACGGGCAAACCACCCGACGAACCCGCCGTGCTGGGCGTTGCGCTCAACGAAGTGTTCGTTCCGCTGTTGCAAAAGCAGTTCAGCGAAATCACCGATTTCTATCTGCCACCCGAAGGCTGCAGCTATCGCATGGCGATCGTGCAGATAAAGAAAAGCTATCCGGGCCATGCCAAACGGGTGATGTTCGGTGTCTGGAGCTTTTTGCGGCAGTTCATGTATACGAAGTTCATCGTCGTCGTCGATGAAGACGTCAATATCCGCGACTGGAAAGAAGTAATCTGGGCCATCACCACCCGCATCGATCCCGCGCGCGACACCGTGCTCGTTGAACGCACGCCTATCGACTATCTCGACTTTGCCTCACCTGTTGCAGGCCTCGGCTCGAAGATGGGGCTCGATGCCACCAACAAATGGCCCGGCGAGACCGATCGGGAATGGGGCCGCCCAATTGTCATGGATGCGGCAGTCAAAGCACGCGTCGACCAGCTTTGGGGTGAACTGGGCCTCTGAATTTTAAATATATCTGGCGGACTGTAACCGGGCCCTTCGTCGGGCCCTTCGTCTGGCCCGCCACTCCGCTTTTAGCGCGAGCGCCACCGCTACGGCCGCGTCCCTCCATCAAGCAGTCAAACCATCAAATGGACTCGCCACGCAGATGCACGCTTTATCCGTGTTTTCGAATGGGTTTTTTCTCTCGCTATCGTTGTGCCTGGATATTGGCATCGTCAACGTCGCGTTAATCTCGCTGACGCTCTCGCACGGTTTTCGGCCCGGGTTTTGGCTTGGGTTAGGCTCGTGTTTCGGTGATCTGGTCTACGCCGGGCTCGCCCTGGTGGGCATGGCGGCGCTACTGCAGTTCGCCTCGGTACGCTGGGTCGTGTGGCTGGGCGGTTCGGCTATTTTGCTGTTTTTGACGTGGAAAATGGCGCGCGAAGCGCTCTACCCCGCATCCGCCCCGCCCGTCGAAGGCGAAGCCAACCAGACTCCGCCATTGAGCCCCGCACGCAACTTCGTGCGCGGCATGTTGCTCGCCGTATCATCGCCGACGGCGATTCTGTGGTTTGCAGCGGTTGGCGGCGCGCTGATCGCCAAAGCAGGCGCCACCACGCTGGTCACAGCGCCGGTTTTTCTCACGGGATTTTTTCTTGGCGGGCTCAGCTGGACGCTCTTTTTATGCACGCTTGCCAGCCACGGGCGCAAACGCGCGGGCACCGGCTTGCTGCGGGCGTGCCATGCATTCTCTGCGTTGCTGTTTGCGTACTTTGCGTACAGCGTGATCGTCCATGGCTACCTGGATCTGATCGTCAATGCCGTACAACCCGCAAGCTGATTTGCGCTCGCGCCCGGCCATGCTCAATCAAACTCCATCAAACTCAATCGCACTCAATCACGCAAGAAATGCGCCGAAGCGCGCCAGATCAACATTGCCGCCGCTCACCAGCACGCCGACGCGCTTGCCCTGCACCGGAACCAGGCCATTGAATAACGCCGCCGCACCCAGACAACCCGTGGGCTCGACCACCATTTTCATGCGCTGTGCGAAAAAGCGCATCGTCTCAACCAGTTGCACGTCGCTGACCGTCACAATCTGCTCAACCAGACGCTGAATCAACGCAAACGTATACCGTCCCAGATGCGTTGAGGCAGCACCATCCGCGATGGTATGCGGGGTCTCGATGTGAACGATCTCGCCACGCGCCAGCGATTGCTGGCCATCGTTGCCTGCTTCCGGCTCGACACCGATCACCCGGCATTCGGGGCTGAGCGCGGCCGCTGCGAGCGCGCTACCCGCAATCAAACCACCCCCGCCCAGACAGACGAACAGCAAATCAAGTGGCCCCAGTTCATCAAATAATTCTCTGGCGGCCGTGCCTTGCCCCGCGATGACATGAGGATGGTCATAGGGCGGAATCAGCGTCATGCCACGGGTTCGTGCGAGATGCTCGCCAATTGCCTCGCGGTCTTCGGTATAACGGTCGTAGAACACCACCTCGCCGCCATATTCTTGCGTCGCAGCGACTTTGGCGGCAGGCGCGTCACGCGGCATGATGATCGTCGCGTGAATGCCTGCTAGTTGCGCCGATAGCGCGATCGCCTGCGCATGATTACCCGACGAATAGGTCAGCACTCCCGCCGCCCGCTGGGTTGCATCGAACTGCGCGAGCGCGTTATACGCTCCGCGAAACTTGAACGCGCCCATGCGCTGAAAATTCTCGCATTTAAAAAAAACGGTGGCACCCGTGCGGGCATCGGCCGTGCGGGAAGTCAGGATGGGAGTGCGATGCGCAACGCGCTCCAGGCGTGCGGAGGCCGCGCGGATATCGTCGAATGTGGGAGCAGGAAGGACGGACATCGGTGGCAGACTCCAGAGCGGGGATCACGCATTCTCCCAGCTTCAGTTACGCCTGAACATACCACTGGGACGCCACCCGCTCTTTGCCAAGACGTCGTTTCAGCGACGGTAATAGTCGCGGCGGTAATACCCGTGACCGTAATAACCGTGGCTGTAATAGTCATGAGCGTAATAGCCGCGCCGCCAGTACGGGCGGCCATAGCCATAATAACCACCGACTACGACGGGAGGCGGCGCATAGACAACCGGCGGAGGCGGGGCGTAATACACCCGCGGCGGTGGAGCATAGACTGGGTAAGCGGGTGCAAATGGCAAGCCAATCCCGATATCAAGGGATACATGGGCCTGCGCCGTGCTGACAAGGCTTGCGCCAAGCATCGAGGCAACGAAATACGGGACGAGCTTTCTCACTTCAATTCTCCTGGCAGCCCAGCCATCGGGCTGAACTGCATAATGGGTGTTTTTCCATAGTCAAATGTATCGGAAATCATAGATATGTCGACGCGAAAATTTGTTGCAAATTGCAAACGCATGACTCACTGGAAGTGTCACTTCATGCCTCAAACCCTTTCTCCCCCGTGACATCAAAAGCTAGCAAACCATATCGCCCCCTTGGAACACTAGCCAGGTAATCCTCCGCCATCAAGCCTATATCGCCAGAACACAGACGTATCCTGGGGCTATCCGGGTAATTTTTCATTACATAATCGCGCGCTGCAACCCCACGGCGCAAGGCACGGAACAACGTCCTTAAACGAATAGGCGACGTGCCAGCCGAAATGCAGCGCCCTCTCCTTGATACATCAACGTTTATCAATATGTCCGAACTCACGCGGCCCCGACTCGGTTTCATTGGCGCAGGCCGGGTCGCACATTGCCTCGCGCCCGCATTTGCCCGCGCAGGCTATCCAGTCACCGCCATCGCCAGCCGCACTTATGAAAACGCAGCCCGTCTCGCCAGCCAGATCAAACAGTGCGCGGCCTATGCCCAACCGCAGCAGGTCGTCGATGCCGCGGACCTCGTTTTTCTCACCACGCCCGACGCCCAGATTGGCCCAACCGCCGACACCCTACGTTTCTACGGCTTGGGCCCGCATGGGCGGCGCGCCCAGGCGCTAGTGCATTGCAGCGGCGCCTCGCCCGTCAGCCTGCTCGACACCGCCCGTCATCAAGGTGCGGCCACCGGCGGCTTTCATCCACTCTATCTATTCGGCGGCAGCAGCGCCGATGTCGAACGTATCGCCGGATGCTCCGTTACGCTCGAAGCGCACGGCGTGCTAAAAGAAACGCTGATCGCCCTGACCACCGCACTGGGTTGTTACCCGCTCTCCATTCCACCGGGCGAGCGCATGCTGTATCACGCCGCCGCCCACTACGCTGCGAGTTTCGCCCTCTGTGGCCTCGCGGAATGCATCCACCTGTGGCGCACCCTCGGATTCAGCCAGAGCGATGCTTTGCGCGCGCTCTTGCCCATGCTTGCGGGCACACTCGAAACCGCCCGCGATCAAGGATTGGCTCATGCGCTAGCCGGGCCGGTGTCGCGGGGCGACGCCGAGGTCGTGCAGGCACAGCTGGCTTTGCTGGAGCAACGCGGCGGCGATCACGCTGCGCTCTATGGCCTGCTGAGCCGCCGCGCCGTCGAACTCGCCCGCGAACGAGCCGTGCCGCCCGTCGCCATCGACGTCATTGCGCAGATCGTCGAAACATCACTTGACCGCTCACTCGCTCAAGCGCGCGATATTGTCCCTGCAGGTACAAGCGACAAGTAAGCCGTGATAATGTGACGCCGCACGCAGCCCGTTACCACTCAAGATCGTGGCTTAGCCGTAGCAGCAACCCGCAAGTTCTTTTCCTTGACACGATCAGTTGTAGTTGCTGTGTAGTGGGATATGGGATAGCGCGAGGGGATAGCGCGAGATCGTGTCTCATCAATGGACTGGTTCCGGATATTTTTCTGAAAGAAAGGACACGAGATGTTCGGCGAAATCGCCCATTTTTTGCTTAATACGGTTTTCACCCTGTTTGGCGCGGCGCTCTTGCTGCGTGCATGGCTACAAGTCGTGCGCATGCCGCCCTACAACCCCGTGACAAGCACCGTGCTGCAAGTCACGAACTGGCTTGTGCTGCCGCTGCGGCGTGCTATTCCCGGCACCCGGGGCATCGACTGGGCGACGATTGTCGCCGCGCTGCTGACCGCATTCATTTATGGTCTGGCGATGGTCGCCGTTACCGGCATGGATCCATTTGGCCAGTTGCCAATGCTACTCATCATCGCGTTTTTGACCGTGATCCGATGGGCGCTGAATCTGGTCATCTGGCTGACTATCCTGATGGCGTTGCTATCGTGGCTCAATCCGCGCTCGCCCGCGATGCCGATTCTTTACCAGTTGACGGCACCCTTGCTCAATCCGCTGCGACGCGTGCTACCGCAACTCGGCGGAATCGACCTGTCGCCAATTGTGCTCTTTGTCATCGTGCAGGTACTGCTCATGGTGGTCGCACGAGCGGGTATGTCGATAGCAAGTTTTGGCATTTAGGGAAGTGGCGAATGGGTGAGGCCGACGATATCAAAACAGGATGTCTGGCCTCACGGTATGGCTAACTGTTCGAAAATCGGGTGTGAAGGCATCTACGTTACATATTGATATTGACGGGCCCATGCTGTTTTATGTGTCCCACCGATCTCACCGGCCCCGGTTTGCTCGAAGAGTTCAAACATTTTTCTCCTTGCACACACCACCCGCTCCCCCAACGCATCGAAACCCCTGTAAAATAGAGGGCTACGCGGGCGT from Paraburkholderia hayleyella encodes:
- a CDS encoding UbiD family decarboxylase, producing MKYKDLRDFSSRLETLGELRRISQPVSPILEMTEVCDRVLRAGGPALLFEARQEHAFAVLGNLFGTPRRVALGMGIDAGANEGDSAALESLRDVGRLLSALKEPEPPKGLKDAGKLFSLAKAVWDMAPKTVSAPPCQEIVWEGHDVDLTRLPIQTCWPGDVAPLITWGLTVTRGPNKTRQNLGIYRQQLIGRNKLIMRWLAHRGGALDFREFAQQNPGKPYPVAVVLGADPATILGAVTPVPDTLSEYQFAGLLRGGRTELARCLTPGADTLQVPARAEIVLEGFIYPQSGTPEAAPANAPPRPVKGASAAYEHALEGPYGDHTGYYNEQEWFPVFTVERITMRRDAIYHSTYTGKPPDEPAVLGVALNEVFVPLLQKQFSEITDFYLPPEGCSYRMAIVQIKKSYPGHAKRVMFGVWSFLRQFMYTKFIVVVDEDVNIRDWKEVIWAITTRIDPARDTVLVERTPIDYLDFASPVAGLGSKMGLDATNKWPGETDREWGRPIVMDAAVKARVDQLWGELGL
- a CDS encoding LysE family translocator; amino-acid sequence: MHALSVFSNGFFLSLSLCLDIGIVNVALISLTLSHGFRPGFWLGLGSCFGDLVYAGLALVGMAALLQFASVRWVVWLGGSAILLFLTWKMAREALYPASAPPVEGEANQTPPLSPARNFVRGMLLAVSSPTAILWFAAVGGALIAKAGATTLVTAPVFLTGFFLGGLSWTLFLCTLASHGRKRAGTGLLRACHAFSALLFAYFAYSVIVHGYLDLIVNAVQPAS
- a CDS encoding threo-3-hydroxy-L-aspartate ammonia-lyase; this translates as MSVLPAPTFDDIRAASARLERVAHRTPILTSRTADARTGATVFFKCENFQRMGAFKFRGAYNALAQFDATQRAAGVLTYSSGNHAQAIALSAQLAGIHATIIMPRDAPAAKVAATQEYGGEVVFYDRYTEDREAIGEHLARTRGMTLIPPYDHPHVIAGQGTAARELFDELGPLDLLFVCLGGGGLIAGSALAAAALSPECRVIGVEPEAGNDGQQSLARGEIVHIETPHTIADGAASTHLGRYTFALIQRLVEQIVTVSDVQLVETMRFFAQRMKMVVEPTGCLGAAALFNGLVPVQGKRVGVLVSGGNVDLARFGAFLA
- a CDS encoding Rossmann-like and DUF2520 domain-containing protein, encoding MSELTRPRLGFIGAGRVAHCLAPAFARAGYPVTAIASRTYENAARLASQIKQCAAYAQPQQVVDAADLVFLTTPDAQIGPTADTLRFYGLGPHGRRAQALVHCSGASPVSLLDTARHQGAATGGFHPLYLFGGSSADVERIAGCSVTLEAHGVLKETLIALTTALGCYPLSIPPGERMLYHAAAHYAASFALCGLAECIHLWRTLGFSQSDALRALLPMLAGTLETARDQGLAHALAGPVSRGDAEVVQAQLALLEQRGGDHAALYGLLSRRAVELARERAVPPVAIDVIAQIVETSLDRSLAQARDIVPAGTSDK
- a CDS encoding YggT family protein, whose translation is MFGEIAHFLLNTVFTLFGAALLLRAWLQVVRMPPYNPVTSTVLQVTNWLVLPLRRAIPGTRGIDWATIVAALLTAFIYGLAMVAVTGMDPFGQLPMLLIIAFLTVIRWALNLVIWLTILMALLSWLNPRSPAMPILYQLTAPLLNPLRRVLPQLGGIDLSPIVLFVIVQVLLMVVARAGMSIASFGI